ATTAATTTCAATTACCGCTGCGGTGCGATCCGTGCCGCAGCACATCATCTTTTTTCGTGGATTTTTATTATGACAAAACCATACAGCGCGGGAATGCAAAGCAAAACGCTCGACAGAAAAAAATTGTTTGCCGATCCGATCCTCATCACCGCAATATTCGGCATATTTTTGTTTTTAGTTTTATTTATCGTCTATCCCCTGTCGATTTTGCTTGTCGACAGCGTGTACGAAGAAAATCAAATCACGCTTTCCGTATTCGCCCGCATTTTCGGGATGTCGGGCTTTCGAAAGGCGATTTCAAATACGCTGCAGCTCGGCTTTATTTCAGGCATCCTCGCCACTCTTGTCGGCTTTCTCTTCGCATACGTCGACATGTACGTCAGCGTCGGAAACAAATTCGTCAAAAGCCTGTTTAAAATCGTTTCCGTGCTGCCGGTCGTTTCGCCCCCCTTCGTTCTCTCTCTTTCGGCGATCATGCTTTTCGGACGCACGGGTATCATCACGCGAAACCTGTTCAATTTAAGTACGACAAAATTATACGGCCTTCCGGGCATCTGTCTCGTACAGACACTTACATTTTTTCCCGTCTGCTACCTCATGCTCAAAGGCTTGCTTAAAAACATAGATCCTTCACTCGAAGAAGCCGCTCGCAATATCGGTGCTTCACGATGGAAAGTGTTTACGTCGGTAACGCTTCCGCTTTTGCTTCCCGGTCTCGGTAACGCCTTTCTCGTAACCTTTATCGAATCGGTTGCGGACTTTGCAAACCCGATGATCATCGGAGGAAACTTCGACACGCTCGCAACGTCGATTTATCTGCAGCTCACCGGCGCATACGATAAAAGCGGCGCTACCGCAATGGCCGTCGTGCTGCTCTTTATTTCGATGGGCTTATTCATCGTCGAAAAATATCGGCTCGAGCGGAAATCGGTCGCTACCCTTACGGGCAAAGCCTCTCGGGAGCGCATGCGCATAAAAGACAAAAGCGTACGCGTTCCGCTCGTCACGATCAGCATCGTCATTTCGCTGTTCGTTATCGTGCTTTACATCCTCGTCGTATTCGGCTCTCTCTTTAAGATTTGGGGACGGAACTACAGCCTGTCGCTCAAATGGTATCAGTACATTTTTAAAAATAACGGATACAAAGTATTCCTCGATTCGATTTGGCTTTCGCTCATCGCCTCTCCCATCACCGCATTCATTTCGATGATAATCGCCTACTTGGTCGTAAAGCGAAAATTCGCCGGCAAGGGATTTATGGAATTCATCGCTATGCTTGCGATGGCGGTTCCGGGAACGGTTCTCGGCGTCGGCTTTATCCGCGGCTTCAACAGCGGCATCTTTCACTCCGGTTTTATGCAGGGGCTCTACGGCACGGGAGCGATTCTCGTTATCGTGTTCATCGTGCGCTCGCTTCCGATCGGTACGCGAAGCGGCATCGCAGCTCTGAGGCAGATCGATAAATCGATCGAAGAGTCCGCCTACGATTTGGGTGCCGACAGCTTCACCGTATTTACGACGGTGACGCTTCCTCTTATTAAGGATTCCTTTTTCAGCGGACTCGTTACGACTTTCGTGCGTTCCATCACGGCGATTTCAGCGATCATTCTGCTGGTCACTCCGCAGTTCGTGCTCATCACCGTGCGCATCAACGAACACGCGGAAAAAGGCAACTACGGCATAGCCTGCGCATACGCGACCATACTGATCATTATCACGTATACGGCGATTACGCTGATGAATCTGTTTACCGGAAAATTCGGCACAAGCCGCAAACAAAAATAACAAGGGGAATATTATGTCAAAAGAACAAAAGGGCGTACGCCTCGATCACATAACGAAGATTTACAAAGATTATAAAACGGAAAAAGATTTTGCCGCAGTGGACGATATTTCGCTCGACATCAAACCCGGCAGCTTTGTCACCCTGCTCGGCCCTTCAGGCTGCGGAAAGACGACGACGCTCCGCATGGTCGCGGGATTTGAAAGCCCCGACAAGGGCGAAATCTACATCGGCGATCAAGCGATCAACGAACTCACGCCGAACAAGCGCGATACGGCAATGGTGTTCCAAAGCTACGCGCTTTTGCCGCACTACAACGTTTTCGACAATATCGCCTACGGCTTAAAAATCAGAAAAGTTACAAAAGACGAAATAGCCGAGCGCGTTATGGCCATGCTCAAACTCGTCGAACTCGAAGGGCTCGAAGGCCGCATGACGAATCAGCTGTCCGGCGGACAGCAGCAGCGAGTCGCCCTCGCGCGCGCGCTTGTCGTACAGCCGAGCGTTTTGCTTTTCGACGAACCGCTTTCGAATCTCGACGCAAAGCTCCGCGTCGCAATGCGTACCGAAATCAGGCGCATCCAGCAGACGGTCGGCATTACGGCGATTTACGTTACGCACGACCAGTCGGAAGCTATGAGCATCTCCGACCAAATCATCATCATGAATAAAGGCAAAATCGCACAGATGGGAACGCCGCGCGAAATCTACTATCAGCCGAAAAACGAATTCGTCGCGGACTTTATCGGCGAAGTGAACTTCCTGACCGGAAGCGTAACGTCGATCGATTCCAAAGCCATACACGTCGATGTCGGCGGCGTCGATATCACCGCCGAATCCTTTGAAAAAGTTTCAAAGGGCGACTCATGCAAAATCGTACTGCGCCCCGAATCGATTAC
This Treponema socranskii subsp. buccale DNA region includes the following protein-coding sequences:
- a CDS encoding ABC transporter permease codes for the protein MTKPYSAGMQSKTLDRKKLFADPILITAIFGIFLFLVLFIVYPLSILLVDSVYEENQITLSVFARIFGMSGFRKAISNTLQLGFISGILATLVGFLFAYVDMYVSVGNKFVKSLFKIVSVLPVVSPPFVLSLSAIMLFGRTGIITRNLFNLSTTKLYGLPGICLVQTLTFFPVCYLMLKGLLKNIDPSLEEAARNIGASRWKVFTSVTLPLLLPGLGNAFLVTFIESVADFANPMIIGGNFDTLATSIYLQLTGAYDKSGATAMAVVLLFISMGLFIVEKYRLERKSVATLTGKASRERMRIKDKSVRVPLVTISIVISLFVIVLYILVVFGSLFKIWGRNYSLSLKWYQYIFKNNGYKVFLDSIWLSLIASPITAFISMIIAYLVVKRKFAGKGFMEFIAMLAMAVPGTVLGVGFIRGFNSGIFHSGFMQGLYGTGAILVIVFIVRSLPIGTRSGIAALRQIDKSIEESAYDLGADSFTVFTTVTLPLIKDSFFSGLVTTFVRSITAISAIILLVTPQFVLITVRINEHAEKGNYGIACAYATILIIITYTAITLMNLFTGKFGTSRKQK
- a CDS encoding ABC transporter ATP-binding protein, with product MSKEQKGVRLDHITKIYKDYKTEKDFAAVDDISLDIKPGSFVTLLGPSGCGKTTTLRMVAGFESPDKGEIYIGDQAINELTPNKRDTAMVFQSYALLPHYNVFDNIAYGLKIRKVTKDEIAERVMAMLKLVELEGLEGRMTNQLSGGQQQRVALARALVVQPSVLLFDEPLSNLDAKLRVAMRTEIRRIQQTVGITAIYVTHDQSEAMSISDQIIIMNKGKIAQMGTPREIYYQPKNEFVADFIGEVNFLTGSVTSIDSKAIHVDVGGVDITAESFEKVSKGDSCKIVLRPESITLADKGVLPCTVTLSTFMGSYQYYQVDVNGMMIKITEYNPKNHKLYEAGDKAYLNFESHNLHIL